One genomic segment of Zerene cesonia ecotype Mississippi chromosome 27, Zerene_cesonia_1.1, whole genome shotgun sequence includes these proteins:
- the LOC119837403 gene encoding uncharacterized protein LOC119837403 isoform X2 — translation MDISKKKGRKRSSDPQKWRQNINKVLRNTGNSYESKKKETVPPRQVKPPCTERCRLKCSEKFTSVQRQALFAAFWAIGDIDKQRLFINSCMSNVSPRYKYTNALHPRQSNKAFHFVMDGKTIRVCKTFFIATLNISDRVIRTVKQKCDKLGIIQCDPRGKHNNHRTNDESLILDIKKFIDAIPRIESHYTRQTSTREYIDGAKSIKDIFKDFKENKNYISWNDIKIIKCEKGEPFAFFVKSSYKDNEFKKICVRNKRKKMKPLSELTTVKAYTGKQELSENKKKDLKELVDKNLIPHFYKDFYDTIL, via the exons ATGGATATTAGCAAAAAGAAAGGTAGAAAGCGCTCTAGTGATCCCCAAAAATGGAggcaaaacataaataaagtgCTAAGAAATACTGGAAATTCTTATGAATCTAAGAAAAAAGAAACCGTTCCACCTCGTCAAGTAAAGCCACCTTGCACTGAGCGCTGTAGACTTAAATGTTCAGAAAAGTTCACATCCGTTCAAAGACAAGCTCTTTTTGCCGCTTTTTGGGCCATTGGTGATATTGATAAGCAGCGACTATTTATAAACTCTTGTATGTCCAACGTCAGTCCTagatataaatacacaaacgCTTTGCATCCAAGGCAGAGCAATAAGGCTTTCCACTTTGTCATGGATGGTAAAACCATTCGAGtttgtaaaactttttttatagcaaCACTAAATATATCCGATCGCGTGATTCGCACAGTAAAACAAAAGTGCGATAAGCTTGGTATTATCCAATGTGATCCAAGAGGAAAACATAACAACCACCGCACCAATGATGAATCACTGAttttagacataaaaaaattcatagatGCTATACCCAGAATTGAGTCGCACTACACAAGACAAACTTCTACTCGGGAATATATTGATGGTGCAAAAAGCATCAAGGATATTTTCAAAGACTTCAAAGAAA ataaaaattacatatcatGGAacgacataaaaattataaagtgcGAAAAAGGTGAACCTTTTGCTTTCTTTGTGAAATCATCATACAAAGACaatgaattcaaaaaaatatgtgttagaAACAAGAGAAAAAAGATGAAACCCTTGTCAGAGCTAACCACAGTAAAAGCATACACCGGCAAGCAAGAACTCAGCGAAAACAAGAAGAAAGATTTGAAGGAGCTTgtggataaaaatttgatccctcatttttataaagatttttatgatacaattCTATAG
- the LOC119837403 gene encoding uncharacterized protein LOC119837403 isoform X1 — MDISKKKGRKRSSDPQKWRQNINKVLRNTGNSYESKKKETVPPRQVKPPCTERCRLKCSEKFTSVQRQALFAAFWAIGDIDKQRLFINSCMSNVSPRYKYTNALHPRQSNKAFHFVMDGKTIRVCKTFFIATLNISDRVIRTVKQKCDKLGIIQCDPRGKHNNHRTNDESLILDIKKFIDAIPRIESHYTRQTSTREYIDGAKSIKDIFKDFKESQEKNNKPYGKYCTFYNIFTKEYNISFYYPRKDQCDLCLQYANSNNEQKNLMRGTFDAHLEEKTLSRQDKYNDRCKINENNKVLVFDLQAVLQSPRGNTSAFFYKSKLNSYNFTITLLNQKVDGQMRDSDVHAYFWNETDAKRGANEIGSCLLDCFDKICQESRLSDGDGLNLILYSDNCTGQNKNKYIVALYLYAVTHLNIASITHKFLIKGHTQNEGDNAHSLIEKEIKKNLKSGPIYCPHQYVTMIKNAKKTGQKFFVHECTYDSFLDLKKASRRLGIQF; from the coding sequence ATGGATATTAGCAAAAAGAAAGGTAGAAAGCGCTCTAGTGATCCCCAAAAATGGAggcaaaacataaataaagtgCTAAGAAATACTGGAAATTCTTATGAATCTAAGAAAAAAGAAACCGTTCCACCTCGTCAAGTAAAGCCACCTTGCACTGAGCGCTGTAGACTTAAATGTTCAGAAAAGTTCACATCCGTTCAAAGACAAGCTCTTTTTGCCGCTTTTTGGGCCATTGGTGATATTGATAAGCAGCGACTATTTATAAACTCTTGTATGTCCAACGTCAGTCCTagatataaatacacaaacgCTTTGCATCCAAGGCAGAGCAATAAGGCTTTCCACTTTGTCATGGATGGTAAAACCATTCGAGtttgtaaaactttttttatagcaaCACTAAATATATCCGATCGCGTGATTCGCACAGTAAAACAAAAGTGCGATAAGCTTGGTATTATCCAATGTGATCCAAGAGGAAAACATAACAACCACCGCACCAATGATGAATCACTGAttttagacataaaaaaattcatagatGCTATACCCAGAATTGAGTCGCACTACACAAGACAAACTTCTACTCGGGAATATATTGATGGTGCAAAAAGCATCAAGGATATTTTCAAAGACTTCAAAGAAAGTCAGGAAAAAAACAACAAGCCATATGGAAAATATTgcacattttacaatatttttactaaagaatataatatatcattttattaccCTCGAAAAGATCAATGCGATCTATGTCTGCAGTATGCAAATTCAAACAACGAGCAGAAGAATCTGATGCGCGGTACATTTGATGCTCACCTGGAGGAAAAAACATTAAGTCGCCAAGATAAATACAATGACCgttgcaaaataaatgaaaacaataaagtgttaGTTTTCGATCTACAGGCTGTTTTACAATCGCCAAGGGGCAACACATCAGCATTCTTCTATAAATCCAAATTAAacagttataattttactatcaCGCTTTTGAACCAAAAAGTTGACGGTCAAATGAGAGATTCTGATGTTCACGCTTATTTTTGGAATGAAACTGATGCCAAACGCGGTGCTAATGAGATAGGCTCCTGTTTATTGgattgttttgataaaatttgtcaaGAATCAAGACTAAGTGACGGTGATGGcctcaatttaattttatattcagatAATTGCACTGGgcaaaataagaataaatacatagtgGCACTTTATCTATATGCGGTGACCCACTTGAATATAGCATcaataacacataaatttttaattaagggGCACACCCAGAACGAAGGGGATAATGCTCATAGCCTCATCgaaaaggaaattaaaaagaacCTGAAATCAGGACCTATATACTGCCCCCACCAGTATGTAACTATGATCAAAAATGCCAAAAAGACCGGACAAAAGTTCTTTGTACATGAATGTACCTATGATTCATTTCTCGACTTGAAAAAAGCTTCAAGAAGACTGGggatacaattttaa
- the LOC119837251 gene encoding uncharacterized protein LOC119837251 has translation MFAHSSQEDCGARLFLLHMRVTSPCERLQERGAQNVREHNGYPALYAVNENERSIKVTISVPLGPKQPIFTTKEEDEMVTYLKHGRTSFWTYNSRSATSSISTGCENSKTHNFNTDEQRQGLIGSKFAFHLTHDHDHAVSAWLRSHPRRLVAVFQISEIFGNAYIQAATTSTAINAFRKCGIWPYNQNNFTDADFISTATTYIQNI, from the exons ATGTTCGCTCACAGTTCGCAAGAGGACTGTGGAGCACGCCTGTTTCTATTGCACATGCGCGTCACGTCTCCATGTGAGCGGTTGCAGGAGCGCGGAGCGCAAAATGTTCGCGAACATAATGGATACCCGGCTTTATATGCGGTGAATG AAAATGAAAGAAGTATTAAGGTTACGATTAGTGTACCTTTGGGCCCTAAACAACctatatttacaacaaaagAAGAAGACGAAATGGTGACATATCTAAAACATGGAAGAACGTCTTTTTGGACTTACAACTCTCGATCGGCGACGTCTAGCATATCAACTGGCTGTGAAAATAGTAAGACGCACAATTTTAATACTGACGAGCAGAGGCAGGGGTTGATTGGCTCAAAG tTTGCTTTCCACCTCACACATGACCATGACCATGCTGTTTCGGCCTGGTTGAGATCACACCCACGGCGTTTGGTAGCTGTATTTCAGATAAGTGAAATATTTGGAAATGCATACATTCAGGCAGCTACAACGTCTACAGCAATTAACGCATTCAGAAAGTGTGGCATATGGCcgtataatcaaaataattttacggaTGCCGATTTCATATCTACTGCAACtacttatatacaaaatatttaa